The bacterium DNA segment GCCTGACGAAAGTCGCGATGCGCGGCCAGGAGTCCGCCGATCTCAGGCGCGATATCAGCGCTTCCCAGATCGCGCAGATTCTGATCACCCTGGCGACCGGCGCACTTTCATTGCGCCAGGCGCGCGTCCCGATGGACGTGCGACGCTTGCGCAGCGAAATGATGACGCTGATCGAACGACGGCCTCGGCTGGACGCCTAACAGGATTCGAGCCAACCGAGTCGTCCGGAAGCCACTCGTCATCCAGCTGGTTCCGGATTCCGCAGACGCTCCAGGCCATCTGCCTCCGCCGTGGACGCGGATGTCCGGCGATCCCTCTGGGCCCAGCGATTTGGTGTCATACCTGTCAGATCGACCGTTGAGTCGACGTCTGCGCCGTCGGATGTGACTGACGCCAACGAACGACTTGTGGAGCACGGTGCCGGGTCGGGCATAGCAACAGGTGCGCAGATCTGCGTCCTGCTCCGAATCGCGGCGTAACGCACGAGGCCGGAAGACCCGGCTACTGCAGACAGCGTTCACGGCAAGTTCCGTAGTGTTTTGTCTCGCACTCTGGCTGCGATTGCATCCTTGCCGTCACTCAAGACGGTGCTTTGAGCGCCAAATACACAGCTGCAACTGACATGGAGTATTCCGTGTCTATGAAAGGCAAGTGCATCGGTTCCGTCGTTCAATCCCCGGCCAGTTACCTCACAGGTGTAGCCCGGTTGCGAGGAAGAAGGGAACCGGGGTCCCGCCAGTTGGAAAAATTCGGAGTCGTTCTCAATCTATCCGGAAAGCAATGCATGTTGACTCAGAAGGTGAGTAAGGGATTTCTGCTGGTGGCCTACGGGCATGAGAGAGAAGACAGCAAGCTCAGCTTGTTGGAAACCTACACCCTTTTCCGAGAGAACACTGAAGGGTCTGCAGGACGGTGACGAGACCCTGGGGCTGCCCAGAACCGATTCCCAGCAGATTCGCGATCAGCTGGATGTAGTGGAAGGGCTCTGGAAAGAGTTCAAGCCGGTCATCGCATTCGCAGCAGCTCACGCCACAACGAGTATCGAAAAGGCAAGCTCACCCAGGTTATCGAGGGCGACGTGCGCCCGACCATCGCAGGAAAATGCCGGGGCAGCTTCGACAAGTTGAAGCAGGACGCAAATACGATGGGTTCAAAGCTCCAGAGTGTAATCGGCGGGATCAAGAGCTCGTCGGGTTCAGTACGCGACGGCGCAACCGGAATAGCGGCGGGATCGCGGAGAATGCGGAGTTGGCAATGGACGCCGCGCCATCGGCCGCGCCGTCCGGTGCCGAGGCGGAGGGGCCACGCACCCGGGAAATGGGTAGGGACCCGGCGGAACTCACCTCGGACTCTGCGGGTTCCAATGTGTCCGATGATGAGTGGGAAGAGTTCTGAGAAACCTTCTGAGAAGGGAATCCTGCGAGGAAATCGCTCGAGCTAATTTCGGCCCTTGCGCCACTGGTAGCGCGACAGGTCGACGCGGCCGCGCAGATCGAAATCGATGCCCTCGTCTTCAAGCAAGCGTCGTTGGGCTTCTTCGGGGCCTTCGAGCGCGCGCAGGCTGATCTCGCCCTTCGAATTGATCACGCGTTGCCAGGGCAGGCTCTCGTCGACGAGCGCATGAAGTGCGTAGCCGACCTGGCGGGCCGCGCGACCGAGACCCGCGAGTCGGGCGACCTGACCATAGGTAGCCACGCGCCCATGTGGGATCTTGCGCACAACTGCGTAGATTTTGTCGTACGCATTCGGAGCGGTTTTCGGAGCCATCGGCAGGTAGTCTAACCCGTCT contains these protein-coding regions:
- a CDS encoding methyltransferase, whose protein sequence is MAPKTAPNAYDKIYAVVRKIPHGRVATYGQVARLAGLGRAARQVGYALHALVDESLPWQRVINSKGEISLRALEGPEEAQRRLLEDEGIDFDLRGRVDLSRYQWRKGRN